The following nucleotide sequence is from Flavobacteriales bacterium.
CCCAAGGGTTGGGCTGTTCGCCCATTAAAGTGGCACGCGAGCTGGGTTCAGAACGTCGTGAGACAGTTCGGTCCCTATCTGTTGTGGGCGTTAGAAACTTGAGAGGGCCTGCCTCTAGTACGAGAGGACCGAGGCGGACAGACCTCTGGTATGCCTGTTGTGGCGCCAGCTGCACCGCAGGGTAGCCATGTCTGGAAGAGATAAGCGCTGAAAGCATCTAAGCGCGAAGCTCGCCTCAAGATTAGGTTTCTTTTAAGGGCCGTCATAGACGATGACGTTGATAGGCTGCAGGTGTAAAGACAGTAATGTCAAAGCTGAGCAGTACTAATGACCCGTAGCTTTCGGATTCGACCCAATCCCTGTATTTTACCGATAATTCGCATTCTCTTTCTCGCAGATGTCAAACATATTGTACCCGCTATAGCCTTGGCGAAGGCGGGTGGTTCACCTGGCACAATCCAAGTGAATGCTACAACTTTTGGCGGCTATTGCGGTGAGGCTCACCTCTTACCATTCCGAACAGAGTAGTTAAGCTCACCAGCGCAGATGGTACTGGAGTAATATCCGGGAGAGTATGTCGTCGCCATTCTTCAAAAGCCCCTCGTGTAAACGGGGGGCTTTTTTGTTTTTGATTATATCCTTCCTTCGGGTTAAATTGCTCCTCTCCTCCGCTTCCTCCTTTTTTATGTATAAGTCAATTCTTCGAACACGTGGAACAACCTAGCCATTGAGTTACTCATTCAAGTCGCCATCCTTCTGGTCGCCCTGTATCTGGCATTCTTTAAAAGTTATCTGACCGAGAAGGGAAAAAGCGCAGCATTAAAAGAGGATTTGGGCGCGCTCACCAGGGAGGTGGAATTGGTCAAACAGGAATTCTCCCGGGAACAGGAATGCCTGAAGGTGGATCTGCAAAAGGCATTAAGCACAGAGGTATCGTATCGCGATGAGGTGAGAAATGCCCTGATACATTATTACGCCATGGTGAGTGAATGGATCTACGCCACTCTTGAAGTGGGCTTCGGGAACTATACCAAGGACAATATTGATGCCCTGGTACAAGCGAGGATGAAAATCGCTTCATTTTATGCCAGCGCCGGTGTGGCCAAATCAAAGGTCACATTTCTAACGGATAATAAAGAGATTCGGCTTCTTGCCCATGATCTCTACTGTGCGGTCCTCACCTTTTATCATTGGACAGACACAGAATTTCTGAAACTTCAACATAATTGTGAGAACCTGAAATCCATCCAGGACCAGTTTATCCGCGCCACTGCGGAGCCGGATCAAGACAAGAATGTTATAAAGGATGTGAATGCCAGGAGTGAACAACTTCTCGGTGAAAGAAAACAACTGATTGATCATTATATGGCAAACATGAACGATCAATACAAACTGGTGTTACCTGTTGAGAATGAATTTTCTACAAAGGTGAAGACCTATCTGAAAACATAAGCACATCTTCAAATCGCCACATCATCCAATTTTCAAATGATTGTTCACACCCGCAGCATCCCTCTGAATCCCCGGGCGGCATAGTATGACTCCGCACCGTTGTGATAGGTAAACACATGATCAAACCTACGGTCACAGAATAAAGCTCCGCCAAGCTTTCTGATGGCGGGTGGTGTTTTTATCCAGCTGGAAGTCTTCAAGTCAAAATCTCCCAGCTTTTGCAGTTCGCGGTATTGTTCTTCGGATAACATCTCTAAGCCCATTTCCGCCGCCACATCCAATGCACTGTTTTTGGGTTTGTGCTGCTTTCTTGAATCCAGCGCTTCCCTGTCGTAACAAAAGCTCCGACGGCCCTTCGGACTTTCGGGAGCACAATCACAAAAAAGGTATTCACCCGTTTTCTTGTCCAGGCCAATGACATCAGGTTCGCCACCGGTTTCTTCCATTTCGTTGAGGGACCACAGTTTTTTCGGATGAGCTTCTAGTCTAGCCTGTACATCATTCCAGGCAAGGCCTTTGTGAAGATTCATGTTCTTTTCAAACCGGGTTTTAAGGGTGTAAAGCAGTCCGCGTTGTTGATCAGGAGACAACTGATTCTTAGTATTCATGGTGTTGATTTATTTGTCTGTGACTGTCAATGCCCTCACAAGCTTGGATTTTCGTTCGTTCGGGGTAAGAATGTATTCACACAGGTTCAGGTCTGAATGAACTTCAAATGAATCGATTTCAATCAGGTCAATGAACTTGTCATCACTTTTGATCACCCTGAAGATGGAATAATCCCATTGAGATAGCAACTTCTGAATTTCATTTTGTCTTTCAAGCCGTTGTTGGTTCTTCCGGTTATATACGGGCAAAATTTCGATCATGACAAACGGTCTGTCCGCATCTATTTGATCTTTCAAGCCTTTTAACACCTCTAGTTCGGCACCCTCAACATCAATCTTGATGATCCCAATTTCAGAATCGGTGTTGATTGGCAAGTCAGAACCACTGAAAATCGGGACATTGATGGACTTTTTCACTCTTTCCGGGCCACGGAAATCTTCCACAACCGAAGCAGCACTGTCATGATCCGAATCACTGAATAAGTTTAATTTAAGTATCGTTGATTGTTCCCCAATCCCAACCGGGAAAATTTCTGTATTTCCAAACGCATTGGCTTTGATCACCTCATTCGTGTAGCAAACACACTGTGGATTGGGTTCAAACCCGATATAATGAATGGCCTGATGGACTGCTTTGACTTTGATTAATGTCTGCCCCAGGTTGATACCAACGTCCAGAAATACTTTCTCCTTAGACAATAGCCTCCCAAGTATGTATTGCATCCAGGGTTCACTTAAGTTGAGGAAATTGTATAAGCCTGTTCCGTTAATAATGGGAATCTTAAACATTGATCCATTAATTCTTGTCTGGGGATAAATGGTGATTCTTTGAAGGATTCCCAGTCTACTTAAGATTTTGAACAGATACTTCTTCATTTAGTTAGCAAACGTTTAATGATTGTTTTTTTATCGGATGGAATCTCAAGTTAGCAAAATGTGAAGGAACTTTCCTGTTTACACTTTACTTGTTCCAAAAAACTCCTTTCCAAATGTTCGTTTGCTTTGCGGTAATCTTGGCACCAAAGGAGTCAATTGGTGCTTTAATTTCTCACAAGTAACAACCTTTTTCTACATCGGGGTATATCTCGGCGTAGGACCTTATCTGGTTGTTCTCTTTTTTTGAGATCAACTTTCTATTGAGTTGCTCCAGAGAAGTGCAACCGGATGCAGCGAGCAGAGCCAGGAAATCATCCAGGGTTTGTTCCTGGTAATTCTTTACCCGTTTCCATTTATCAGAAACCACGAGTCCCCGCATGTATTTCGGATTGTTGGTAGCTACGCCGGTCGGACACTCATTGGTGTTACATCTTAATGCCTGAATACAACCCAGGGCCAGCATCATGCCTCTTGCCGAATTACAAATATCCGCACCTATGCACAGGGCTTTAAGAATATCAAATGCGGTAAAGATTTTTGTGGCGGTGATGATCCTGATCTCATCCTTAAGGCCGTATCCCCGAAGGGTATCCACTGCAAAAACCAGCGCATCTTCCCATGGCATGCCCACGTAATTGGAGAAGTCTATGGGTGCAGCACCCGTGCCTCCTTCGGCACCATCGATGGTAATGAAATCCGGTTTGATACCGGTTGACACCATCTTTTCACAGATGTTGGTAAACTCTTCCTTACGGCCGATGGCCAGCTTGAAGCCGATGGGTTTTCCCTCCGAAAGTTCCCGCAGCTGTTGAACGAAGTGAAGCAGTCCTTCGGCATCCTGAAAAGCGTTGTGCCCCGGTGGTGAAAGGACCTCGGTAAAAGGTCTGACCCCTCTTATCCGGGCGATCTCTTCGTTGTTCTTCCTGGCAGGCAGCACGCCTCCGTGACCGGGTTTGGCACCTTGCGACAGTTTGATCTCGATCATTCTGACTTCTTTCAGGGAGGCTTTTTCACGGAATTTTTCGGCGGAAAAATGACCGTCTTCCGTACGGCATCCAAAGTAGCCTGTGCCCACTTCATAAACCAGGTCTCCACCCTGGAGATGATATTCCGAAATCCCACCTTCTCCGGTGTTGTGGTAGAAGTTTCCTGCTTTTGCTCCAAGATTCAGCGCGGTGATCGCATTTTTGCTCAATGCCCCGAAGCTCATTGCCGATATGTTAAAAAGACTGGCGGAGTATGGTTTTTTACAATCGGGTCCGCCAACGATCTCTCTCGGGAATGCCTGGAGTTTTGGACCTGGAAAGGTGCTGTGCTGCATCCATTTGAACTGCTCTTCGTTGACATCGAGTTCTGTTCCGAACGGATGTGTTTCATTCTCCAGCTTTGCCCTTTCATAGATATAGCTCCTGTGATTTCTGTCGATCGGTTTACCATCTGTATTGGATTCCACGAAGTATTGATGGAGTTCCGGGCCGATCATTTCAAGCAAGTAACGCATGTGTCCCAGGATCGGAAAATTCCTGAGAATGGTGTGTTTCGTCTGAAAGAGATCATACAATCCGAGTATAGTTAAAAGTAGAGCGGTTCCCAGAAGGCTGTATAAAGGAGTAATAACAAAGCACACCACGATGCACAATATGAAAAAGACGACGAAGGTGAACCGGATGGCTTCTTTCATGCTTGGGGGTCTTAGTTCCGGGACCTGATACTGTCCATAGACTTTGACAGTTTGGTACATTCTGGCCGCGGTATTTATATTGGCTTAAAGATAATAAGGTTTTAGGCGGTATGTCGTTGTGCACAACAGGGCCTGATGCCCCCCGGCATCTGGTTGGTCATCTTTGCGGAGCACCGCTTATATTTTTCCATTGGAAATTTCGGCAAGAAACGTAACGATCGTTTGTACAATCTCTACCGAAACCCTCTTACGCAACCTAACCATCAGTTTTCTTCCCTCGATCTCGATCTCCAGACCTTTATGTTTCTTGATCGCAGATAGAAATCCAACGGTGATATGGTCTTTAAGTTTTTTCTCATCCTGGGGTAAGCACGTAGTATTTCCTGCTGAATTCAGGGTCGATGTCAAAATCCACCTCGACCGGGTAGATAAGTTCAATCAGCTTGTCGTGCTGTGTTTCCGGTCTGATGTAAACACAACCGTAATCCTTGGTAAGGGTGGTCATACCGACAAACTCCCACTCGGTCATGCCTTCCCGCCTGATTTGGTGGGCGCTTACCCGTTCCACAGAGGTGTTAATGCTAATGATAGCAAGATGGAATTTGTGACGGTCAGCAGCTATTTCAAAGGATTTATAAAGAAGCACCTGTGCATATAAACGGAAGCTTTCGAAATGTGAAAGGTCATTCAGGATCGTTGCCTCCTTGTTGCCTTGTAAGGGTGTCAGCGTATGTTCCGATGAAATGATCCGTAGGCTGTCGGTAACGATTTGCTTATCCTCAGCGAAGGAGGATCGTTCAAATGTATCGGTTGTTTTGAAAATGTTTTTCACTGTCATTTTATATTGAATGTACTTCGCAACCGGATCGTACGGATCAAATCAATCCTCAATGGCCTCTATGCCCTGTTTCTTAAGATTTTCAAGATGATCTTTCATGGCCTTGAGTTGTTCCGGTGGGTGACCTTGCCAGTCTGCAACTTCTCCAATCACCCGAAGTGGGTCTTTCGTTCTGTATGACCTGGTTGGGTTGCCGGGGAATTTTTTGTTGGTCAGGTTGGGGTCATCTTCAAACGGACCTGTAGGTTCCACGATGTATATCCGGCCGCGGCCTTCTCCTATGGCCAGTTCAGCCCCCCAGGTGGCGGCATCCAGGGTGGCTGTTAAGTATACGTAGGCTGCTTTTTTCCGCTGGCCGAAGTTGGAGTTAAAACCGGCCCGGATCATATCCCCCGGTTTGAAATCAGCTTTTGTGCCGTGATAGTAGGTTTCAGAATCCGGGTTGGTGTCGGGGGGTGTCGCTTTGGTGTTTGTCATTGTTGAGAACTTATTATCGCAATTGCAGTTGCTTGTATCTTGATTGTAAAAGTTTCTTGTACGCCTTTTTCATATCATCGGATAAAAACGACCGGTCTATCCAACGGATTGCCTCGGGTCTGTTTCTGACCATTCGGTTAAATGCACCTGTGATCTGTTTTTCGGTAAGATCCAGAACCTGTCCCAGGTGTTCGAAATGTTCCCGCTTCAATTTCCTTTTCTTGCCATCCAATGTAAGTGCAAGTTCTTCGTCGTCATCGGGGTTTGCTATGGAGACGTTGAGGAGATCATAAGCGGGAGATAGTGCCCACCCTGATGTACTTTCAATCATTGAAAAGTTCTTCAGGTGCATGTCATTGTTTCCGGTCAGGAATGAAAACAAGGCCAGTTCAAAATAGAAGATCTTATCGAGCAAGGTGTTATCCGAATAACGATCGAGTGCTTTGCCCACTTTCTCCATCGAGCTTTTGTACTTATCAAATGCCTCCGTAATCTGGAACATATCGATCATGTGGATCTTTTCTCCTTTTTCGGTGCGGTCAACGCGCTTGCTGATATATGAAAGTTCTCCCGATGCCAACCGGATCAGAGAGGAGGGGACTACCCGGATTCCAAATGTTTCAGCCATACGCATGGTCAGATGTTCATTCTCGGGCATTTGCGGAAAGCGGTCGGAAGGAGGCTTGAGAATGTACTGTCCACCCAAAGCGTCTACTACCGTCAGCCGGGTATCCGGTTCTTCCCTGGTTTTCTTCACTAACGACATGGATAGTTTCGGTTGAACACCGGGGACGGCAACACTTCGTTCCACAACCTGCCTGGCAAGTTCATCCATCTGATCCAGCGAATATTCTATGGCTGGTGGTTTTGAAGTTCCAAAGAAATCCGATGAACATTTTTCATGAAAGTCATGTTCCTGTTCTATCGTTCTGTAGCAATACAAACACTTAGCTGGCATCTGCATCGGAGATTGGTTCCACACTCACAGCGCCAATACAGTTCCGGCAACATGCCAGCAACAATCCCATGCGATCATTTCGATTGATCTTCCAGTTTTCTGAAGCGATATTCAATAACCATCCTTCGGGAATCAACCCCTCAAAAAAGGGAAAGAGCCGTGTATCCGCATATGGGTCATTTCTCACCGGCATGGTGAATGTGATAAAATCCCCGGGGTGTTCTTTCACATATTGGTCATCATACCGAAAAATGTAATCCCCTTCATTGGTTTCTGTAATGATTCCGGCCAGATGATTTTTATAAAACACTTTTCCGCTTCTCATGCGCCGATACTTCTACTGTTCACAGGAGCCAGTTCATGTCCGAACATGCGGAGCACCAGATTCACCTTATCCATGTTCAGATTCGTTTTACCCTGTTCGATTTTGCGCACCACGGTAAGTGCCACACCTGCACGTTCGGCAAATTCCTCCTGGGTGAGATGAACCTCCTTTCGCCGTTCTTTAACAAACGTTGCCAGTCTATCCATTATATGTATATAGATATAATAATACGCAAATGTACAAAATTATATGCGATCAAATATAATATACAAAAAATGGTGTAAACTATATGCTATTGCGTATATTATTAAAGTGATGGTTATTTTCTTAAGATCTTTTCCATCGCCTTTCCTTTGGCCAGCTCATCAACCAGTTTGTCAAGGTACCGGATCTTTTGCATGAGGGGATCTTCGATTTCTTCCACGCGGTAGCCGCATATCACCCCGGTGATCTTGGATACGTTGGGGTTAAGTTGCGGCACTTGTGCAAAGAAGGTCTCAAAGTCCGTCTTGTCATCGATCACTTTTTGCAGTGCTTTCTGGTCATATCCCGTGAGCCATCGAATGATTTCATCCACTTCATCTTTTGTGCGTCCCTTCTTTTCTGCTTTCGCAATATAGTGGGGATACACACTGGCAAATGACATCTTGAATATCCGCGTATTTTGCATTCTGATGGTTATTTCTTGAGGTCAAAGCGGTCTGCATTCATCACCTTCAACCAGGCGTTCACGAAATCCCTGACAAATTTTTCCTTGTTGTCATCCTGTGCATATACCTCCGCATAAGAACGCAGGATGGAATTAGAACCGAACACCAGGTCCACCCTTGTGGCCGTCCATTTGGTCTGACCTGTTTTTCTGTCTACCAGGTGGTATAGGTTATCTGACACGGGCTTCCAGGAGAAGTTCATATCGGTGAGGTTTACAAAAAAATCATTGCTTAGCACACCTGGTTGGTTGGTAAACACACCGTGTGTTTCACCGCCATGGTTTGTGCCCAATGCCCTCATGCCACCCACCAATACGGTCATTTCAGGAGCTGTAAGTCCCATCAGCTGGGTTCTGTCCAGGAGCAGTTCTTCGGGTTTTACCGCGTAGTCTTTTTTCAGCCAGTTCCTGTAGCCGTCGTGGATGGGTTCGAGAACGGAAAAAGATTCTGCATCCGTCAACTCATCCGTGGCATCTCCTCTGCCTGGGGTGAATGGAACTTTCATTTTTACGCCGGCTGCCTCGGCTGCTTTTTCAATGGCGGCGCTTCCTCCCAGGACGATCAGATCGGCCATGCTTACTTTCTTATCAAGACCGGCCTGAATGTCTGCCAGCTTACCGAGTACTTTTTGAAGGCGGGCGGGTTCGTTGCCTTCCCAATCTTTTTGTGGAGCGAGACGGATCCTGGCTCCGTTGGCACCGCCCCGGTAATCGGAGCAGCGGAATGTCCTTGCGCTGTCCCAGGCAGTGTTGATGAGTTCTGTTCCGGTCAGGCCGCTGCCGAGTATTTCTGTTTTAAGCGCCTCAACTTCCGCATCGGAAAGGGTGTAATTAACCGTGGGTATCGGGTCTTGCCAGATGAGATCTTCTTTCGGAACATCTGCACCGAGGCAACGACTTTTCGGGCCCAGGTCACGGTGGGTTAATTTATACCATGCCCGCGCGAAAACATCTTCAAAGTATTTGGGGTCTTTGTAAAACTTCTCTGATATTTTTCTGTATTCCGGATCCATTTTCATGGCCATATCCGCATCGGTCATTATGGGATTTCTGCGGACACCGGGTGTATGT
It contains:
- a CDS encoding DUF4256 domain-containing protein; its protein translation is MNTKNQLSPDQQRGLLYTLKTRFEKNMNLHKGLAWNDVQARLEAHPKKLWSLNEMEETGGEPDVIGLDKKTGEYLFCDCAPESPKGRRSFCYDREALDSRKQHKPKNSALDVAAEMGLEMLSEEQYRELQKLGDFDLKTSSWIKTPPAIRKLGGALFCDRRFDHVFTYHNGAESYYAARGFRGMLRV
- a CDS encoding FkbM family methyltransferase yields the protein MSKEKVFLDVGINLGQTLIKVKAVHQAIHYIGFEPNPQCVCYTNEVIKANAFGNTEIFPVGIGEQSTILKLNLFSDSDHDSAASVVEDFRGPERVKKSINVPIFSGSDLPINTDSEIGIIKIDVEGAELEVLKGLKDQIDADRPFVMIEILPVYNRKNQQRLERQNEIQKLLSQWDYSIFRVIKSDDKFIDLIEIDSFEVHSDLNLCEYILTPNERKSKLVRALTVTDK
- a CDS encoding FMN-binding glutamate synthase family protein produces the protein MKEAIRFTFVVFFILCIVVCFVITPLYSLLGTALLLTILGLYDLFQTKHTILRNFPILGHMRYLLEMIGPELHQYFVESNTDGKPIDRNHRSYIYERAKLENETHPFGTELDVNEEQFKWMQHSTFPGPKLQAFPREIVGGPDCKKPYSASLFNISAMSFGALSKNAITALNLGAKAGNFYHNTGEGGISEYHLQGGDLVYEVGTGYFGCRTEDGHFSAEKFREKASLKEVRMIEIKLSQGAKPGHGGVLPARKNNEEIARIRGVRPFTEVLSPPGHNAFQDAEGLLHFVQQLRELSEGKPIGFKLAIGRKEEFTNICEKMVSTGIKPDFITIDGAEGGTGAAPIDFSNYVGMPWEDALVFAVDTLRGYGLKDEIRIITATKIFTAFDILKALCIGADICNSARGMMLALGCIQALRCNTNECPTGVATNNPKYMRGLVVSDKWKRVKNYQEQTLDDFLALLAASGCTSLEQLNRKLISKKENNQIRSYAEIYPDVEKGCYL
- the arr gene encoding NAD(+)--rifampin ADP-ribosyltransferase, producing MTNTKATPPDTNPDSETYYHGTKADFKPGDMIRAGFNSNFGQRKKAAYVYLTATLDAATWGAELAIGEGRGRIYIVEPTGPFEDDPNLTNKKFPGNPTRSYRTKDPLRVIGEVADWQGHPPEQLKAMKDHLENLKKQGIEAIED
- a CDS encoding HipA domain-containing protein; translated protein: MPAKCLYCYRTIEQEHDFHEKCSSDFFGTSKPPAIEYSLDQMDELARQVVERSVAVPGVQPKLSMSLVKKTREEPDTRLTVVDALGGQYILKPPSDRFPQMPENEHLTMRMAETFGIRVVPSSLIRLASGELSYISKRVDRTEKGEKIHMIDMFQITEAFDKYKSSMEKVGKALDRYSDNTLLDKIFYFELALFSFLTGNNDMHLKNFSMIESTSGWALSPAYDLLNVSIANPDDDEELALTLDGKKRKLKREHFEHLGQVLDLTEKQITGAFNRMVRNRPEAIRWIDRSFLSDDMKKAYKKLLQSRYKQLQLR
- a CDS encoding HipA N-terminal domain-containing protein; this encodes MRSGKVFYKNHLAGIITETNEGDYIFRYDDQYVKEHPGDFITFTMPVRNDPYADTRLFPFFEGLIPEGWLLNIASENWKINRNDRMGLLLACCRNCIGAVSVEPISDADAS
- a CDS encoding helix-turn-helix transcriptional regulator, coding for MDRLATFVKERRKEVHLTQEEFAERAGVALTVVRKIEQGKTNLNMDKVNLVLRMFGHELAPVNSRSIGA
- a CDS encoding DUF2200 domain-containing protein; its protein translation is MQNTRIFKMSFASVYPHYIAKAEKKGRTKDEVDEIIRWLTGYDQKALQKVIDDKTDFETFFAQVPQLNPNVSKITGVICGYRVEEIEDPLMQKIRYLDKLVDELAKGKAMEKILRK
- the katG gene encoding catalase/peroxidase HPI, which gives rise to MDHSKTGKCPVMHGANTETTHSVISWWPEALNLDILHQHDTKTNPFGKEFNYAEEFKKLDLNAVKEDLKKLMTESQDWWPADWGTYGGLMIRMAWHSAGTYRTADGRGGSNTGNQRFAPLNSWPDNANLDKARRLLWPIKKKYGNKISWADLFILAGNMAYESMGFKTFGFAGGREDIWHPEKDIYWGAEKDWLGKSRYENPTDSESLDNPLAAVQMGLIYVNPEGVDGNPDPLKTARDVRTTFKRMAMNDEETVALTAGGHTVGKAHGNGNPALLSPEPEGAEVATQGFGWMNPQGKGFAEDTVTSGLEGAWTTTPDKWNHTYFYLLLNYEWESKKSPAGAWQWEPVNIKEEDKPFDAHTPGVRRNPIMTDADMAMKMDPEYRKISEKFYKDPKYFEDVFARAWYKLTHRDLGPKSRCLGADVPKEDLIWQDPIPTVNYTLSDAEVEALKTEILGSGLTGTELINTAWDSARTFRCSDYRGGANGARIRLAPQKDWEGNEPARLQKVLGKLADIQAGLDKKVSMADLIVLGGSAAIEKAAEAAGVKMKVPFTPGRGDATDELTDAESFSVLEPIHDGYRNWLKKDYAVKPEELLLDRTQLMGLTAPEMTVLVGGMRALGTNHGGETHGVFTNQPGVLSNDFFVNLTDMNFSWKPVSDNLYHLVDRKTGQTKWTATRVDLVFGSNSILRSYAEVYAQDDNKEKFVRDFVNAWLKVMNADRFDLKK